The following coding sequences lie in one Candidatus Kryptobacter tengchongensis genomic window:
- a CDS encoding hydrogenase large subunit: MAQRVVVDPMTRIEGHLRVQAIVDGNVIKDASCTSALFRGIEIILRDRDPREVWALAERICGVCTLVHAVTSVRAIEDALKIKIPKNANLIRNIMIATLFVHDHVVHFYHLHALDWVDVVSALKANPKATAELAQKISNWPKSSVGYFTDIQNRLKKFVESGQLGIFANAYWGHPGYKLPPEANLLAVAHYIEALNWQKEIVKIHAVFGGKNPHPNLLVGGMPCAINLNHPDAINVDKLALVKSKIEEAEQIVEQLYWPDLLAIMSFYKDWAKWGGGVSRKGVLDYGEFPEDSGDIHTILKTNRWKGGAVLDGNLNEVHEVDPTDPEQIQEYVAYSWYEYSKGDKIAFHPWDGETNPKYTGPTPPWEFLDMDKKYSWMKAPRWRGRPMEGGPLARTIIALAHKDEEVKSYVDEALKKLGLPFEAMYSTLGRTIARGIETRRAVGMLKKLYDELITNIKAGDYKTANMEKWDPEKWPKGEAKGVGTYAAPRGALAHWVKIKDGKIANYQAVVATTWNGSPRDAMGQRGPMEESLIGVPIVDPHKPLEILRVIHSFDPCLACSTHVLDINGNEITRIEIL; this comes from the coding sequence ATGGCGCAAAGAGTTGTCGTAGACCCAATGACCCGAATTGAGGGTCATCTCAGAGTTCAAGCAATTGTTGATGGAAATGTTATTAAAGATGCATCCTGCACAAGTGCTCTTTTCAGAGGGATTGAAATAATTTTAAGGGATAGAGATCCAAGGGAAGTATGGGCGCTTGCTGAAAGAATCTGTGGCGTTTGCACGCTTGTCCATGCTGTTACCTCTGTGAGGGCAATTGAAGATGCTTTGAAGATAAAAATACCTAAAAACGCAAATTTAATAAGGAACATAATGATAGCAACTCTTTTTGTCCACGACCATGTTGTTCATTTTTATCATCTTCATGCTCTTGATTGGGTTGATGTCGTCTCAGCGTTAAAGGCAAATCCTAAAGCCACTGCTGAACTTGCTCAAAAAATTTCAAATTGGCCCAAATCATCGGTTGGATATTTTACTGACATTCAAAACCGCTTAAAGAAATTTGTTGAATCCGGTCAGCTTGGAATTTTTGCAAATGCATATTGGGGTCATCCCGGGTATAAACTTCCACCTGAGGCAAATCTTCTTGCGGTTGCCCATTATATTGAAGCATTGAATTGGCAAAAAGAGATTGTAAAGATTCACGCTGTTTTTGGCGGTAAAAATCCTCATCCAAATCTTTTGGTTGGAGGAATGCCATGTGCTATTAATTTAAATCATCCTGATGCGATTAATGTTGATAAGCTTGCCCTTGTTAAGTCAAAGATTGAAGAAGCAGAGCAAATTGTTGAGCAACTTTATTGGCCTGATCTTCTTGCTATAATGTCATTTTACAAAGATTGGGCGAAATGGGGTGGAGGTGTGAGCAGAAAAGGGGTTCTTGATTATGGTGAATTCCCTGAGGATTCAGGAGATATCCACACAATTTTAAAGACAAACAGATGGAAAGGTGGAGCTGTTCTTGATGGGAATTTGAACGAAGTTCATGAAGTTGACCCGACGGATCCAGAGCAAATTCAAGAATATGTTGCCTATTCTTGGTATGAATATTCAAAAGGTGATAAAATTGCCTTTCACCCTTGGGATGGAGAAACGAACCCGAAGTATACGGGTCCAACCCCACCATGGGAATTTCTTGACATGGATAAAAAATATTCCTGGATGAAAGCTCCTCGCTGGCGTGGAAGACCAATGGAAGGAGGACCTCTTGCAAGAACAATAATTGCCTTGGCTCATAAAGATGAAGAGGTTAAATCTTATGTTGATGAGGCACTTAAAAAGCTCGGGCTCCCATTTGAAGCTATGTATTCAACGCTTGGTAGAACAATTGCAAGGGGAATTGAGACAAGAAGAGCGGTGGGAATGTTGAAAAAACTTTACGATGAGCTCATCACCAACATTAAAGCAGGTGATTACAAGACCGCAAACATGGAGAAATGGGACCCCGAGAAATGGCCAAAAGGTGAAGCAAAAGGTGTTGGAACTTACGCAGCCCCTCGTGGTGCCCTTGCACATTGGGTTAAAATTAAAGATGGCAAGATAGCAAATTATCAAGCTGTGGTTGCAACGACTTGGAACGGTTCGCCAAGAGATGCTATGGGTCAGCGTGGTCCTATGGAGGAATCTTTGATTGGCGTCCCAATTGTTGATCCGCATAAACCACTTGAGATTTTAAGGGTAATTCACTCTTTTGACCCTTGTCTTGCTTGCTCAACTCATGTTCTGGATATAAACGGGAATGAGATAACCAGAATTGAAATTTTGTAA
- a CDS encoding hydrogenase small subunit, with translation MQKQETFYEAVRRNGISRRDFLRFCLLTTAYLGLESSMFAKVVRALESKPRPPVFWLNFAACTCCTESLIRSSHPLISDVVLGIISLDYMETIQVAAGHQAEEIVWEGMKRNFGNYILAVEGSVPTKDGGVYCTVGGMTAIEYLKKAAQGAKAIISVGSCSSFGCVTTAHPNPTGCKPIYKIITDKPVVNIPGCPPIAEVIVGTIVHLITFDSLPELDSLKRPKVFYGQRIHDKCYRRAFFDAGMFVEKFDDEGARKGWCLYKVGCRGPVTYNACSIVKWNEGVSFPIQSGHPCLGCSEPDYWDNRPLYQHVADVPLPGFATADEIGKGFAIGVAVATGAHLVASIVKKATQKAKVEEKKQKEE, from the coding sequence ATGCAAAAGCAGGAAACATTTTATGAAGCAGTAAGAAGAAATGGGATTTCAAGGCGTGATTTTTTGAGGTTCTGTCTTTTGACGACTGCTTATCTTGGGCTTGAAAGCAGTATGTTTGCTAAAGTTGTTCGCGCTCTGGAATCAAAACCACGACCACCTGTATTCTGGTTGAATTTTGCAGCGTGTACATGTTGCACTGAATCATTGATCAGATCCTCGCACCCGCTGATTTCAGATGTAGTTTTAGGTATTATATCGCTTGATTATATGGAAACAATTCAAGTTGCTGCCGGTCATCAGGCTGAGGAAATCGTTTGGGAAGGGATGAAAAGAAATTTTGGAAATTATATTCTTGCTGTTGAAGGTTCAGTCCCAACTAAAGATGGTGGAGTCTATTGTACTGTTGGAGGTATGACGGCAATTGAATACCTTAAAAAAGCAGCGCAGGGTGCGAAGGCGATAATTTCAGTTGGTTCATGTTCTTCATTTGGTTGTGTGACAACCGCGCACCCAAACCCAACCGGTTGTAAGCCAATCTATAAGATAATTACAGATAAACCTGTTGTTAATATTCCAGGTTGTCCGCCAATAGCTGAGGTTATAGTTGGGACGATAGTTCATTTGATCACATTTGATTCACTTCCAGAGCTTGATTCATTAAAGAGACCCAAAGTTTTTTATGGGCAAAGGATTCATGATAAATGCTACCGTAGAGCTTTCTTTGATGCCGGGATGTTTGTTGAAAAATTTGATGATGAAGGTGCAAGGAAAGGTTGGTGTTTATATAAAGTTGGATGCAGGGGACCTGTAACTTATAATGCTTGTTCAATTGTTAAGTGGAATGAAGGGGTAAGCTTTCCAATACAATCTGGTCATCCATGTCTTGGTTGTTCAGAGCCAGATTATTGGGATAATAGACCACTTTATCAGCATGTTGCTGATGTTCCTTTGCCTGGATTTGCGACTGCGGATGAAATTGGTAAAGGATTTGCTATAGGTGTTGCAGTTGCAACCGGGGCTCATCTTGTAGCTTCAATTGTTAAGAAAGCAACTCAGAAAGCAAAGGTTGAAGAAAAGAAACAAAAGGAGGAATAA
- a CDS encoding Acetyltransferase (GNAT) family protein, which produces MDCVLKFQDELRKAGSYSFFCEKVFVDILREIQTSGTLFGRIAYLGNEPVGLIFGDIQPKWYHGFDCAWLIAIVVHPDYRRQGIGKRLLVEFLEKVRELGLKRVCTMTEFADEETIAFLQKMGFKRGKFVQLEKQI; this is translated from the coding sequence ATGGACTGTGTTTTAAAATTTCAGGATGAGTTGAGGAAAGCGGGTAGTTATAGTTTTTTCTGTGAAAAGGTATTTGTGGATATTTTGAGGGAGATTCAAACATCTGGGACATTGTTTGGAAGGATTGCTTATCTTGGTAATGAGCCTGTTGGTTTAATTTTCGGTGATATACAGCCAAAGTGGTATCATGGTTTTGATTGTGCTTGGTTAATTGCTATTGTAGTTCATCCAGATTACAGAAGACAAGGTATTGGTAAGCGCCTTTTAGTTGAATTTCTTGAGAAGGTGAGAGAACTTGGTTTAAAAAGGGTTTGCACTATGACTGAGTTCGCTGATGAGGAAACAATTGCATTTTTGCAAAAGATGGGATTTAAGCGGGGTAAATTTGTTCAACTTGAAAAGCAAATTTAA
- a CDS encoding regulatory protein, Fis family, whose amino-acid sequence MDIVIGSLKNIFDDALIAALTDEPVLILGETGTGKEVLARFIHQNSNRKDKIFIPINCAAIPATLLESELFGHKKGAFTGADRDKKGIFEEADGGTVFLDEIGELPIESQVKILRVIEEKEIIPVGDTKPKHVDVRFIASTNVDLKAKVERGEFRKDLYYRLSVFVYKLPPLRERIYDLPDFVKYFIQSSGKNVKVDPAVMELFFCYPWPGNIRELRSVIVYSLAKSNGADIKIEHLPDYLVHFCKHPEILRGNNAKVKLECFEAYLISETLKEHPNPKEAANILGISLRTFYRKLKKYNLNSDK is encoded by the coding sequence ATGGACATAGTTATTGGTTCACTTAAAAATATCTTTGATGATGCTTTAATAGCTGCTTTAACTGATGAACCTGTTTTAATACTTGGTGAGACAGGAACGGGGAAAGAAGTTCTTGCGAGGTTTATTCATCAAAACTCAAATAGAAAAGACAAAATTTTCATTCCTATAAATTGTGCTGCTATACCAGCAACTCTCCTTGAAAGTGAACTATTTGGGCATAAAAAGGGTGCTTTTACTGGGGCGGATAGAGATAAAAAAGGAATTTTTGAAGAGGCTGATGGTGGGACTGTTTTCTTGGACGAGATTGGCGAATTGCCTATTGAATCACAAGTTAAAATTTTGAGAGTGATTGAAGAAAAGGAAATAATTCCGGTTGGGGATACAAAACCAAAACATGTTGATGTTCGTTTCATTGCTTCAACTAATGTTGATTTAAAAGCGAAGGTGGAAAGAGGTGAATTTAGGAAGGATCTTTACTATCGCCTTTCCGTTTTTGTATATAAACTTCCGCCGTTGAGAGAGCGAATTTATGATCTGCCCGATTTTGTTAAGTATTTCATACAATCATCTGGGAAAAATGTTAAAGTTGATCCAGCTGTGATGGAACTTTTCTTTTGTTATCCATGGCCTGGGAATATCCGAGAGTTAAGGAGTGTCATTGTTTATTCTCTTGCGAAATCAAACGGGGCTGATATTAAAATTGAGCATTTACCCGATTACCTGGTTCACTTCTGTAAGCATCCTGAGATTTTGAGGGGAAACAATGCCAAGGTGAAGCTTGAGTGTTTTGAGGCGTATTTAATAAGTGAAACACTGAAAGAACATCCAAATCCAAAAGAAGCGGCTAATATACTTGGGATAAGTTTGAGAACTTTTTATCGTAAGTTGAAGAAGTACAATCTCAATTCTGACAAATGA